A DNA window from Streptococcus parapneumoniae contains the following coding sequences:
- the trpX gene encoding tryptophan ABC transporter substrate-binding protein, producing MKNKRLIGIIAALAVLVAGSLIYSSMNKPEAKNEKKVAKVGVLQFVSHPSLDLIYKGIQDGLAEEGYKDDQVKIDFMNSEGDQSKVATMSKQLVANGNDLVVGIATPAAQGLASATKDLPVIMAAITDPIGANLVKDLKKPGGNVTGVSDHNPAQQQVELIKALTPNVKTIGALYSSSEDNSKTQVEEFKAYAEKAGLTVETFAVPSTNEIASTVTVMTSKVDAIWVPIDNTIASGFPTVVSSNQSSKKPIYPSATAMVEVGGLASVVVDQHDLGVATGKMIAQVLKGAKPADTPVNVFSTGKSVINKKLAQELGITIPESVLKEAGQVIE from the coding sequence ATGAAAAATAAACGTTTAATTGGAATTATTGCTGCATTAGCAGTCTTAGTAGCAGGAAGCTTGATTTACTCTTCAATGAATAAACCAGAAGCTAAGAATGAAAAGAAAGTTGCCAAAGTTGGTGTTCTTCAGTTTGTGAGCCATCCATCTCTTGATTTGATTTATAAAGGGATCCAAGATGGACTGGCAGAAGAAGGTTATAAAGATGACCAAGTTAAAATCGACTTTATGAACTCAGAAGGAGACCAAAGTAAGGTTGCGACAATGAGTAAACAATTGGTTGCAAACGGCAATGACTTGGTTGTTGGTATCGCAACACCAGCTGCTCAAGGCTTGGCTAGTGCCACAAAAGACCTACCGGTCATCATGGCTGCTATTACAGACCCAATTGGTGCTAACTTGGTCAAAGATTTGAAAAAACCAGGTGGCAACGTTACAGGGGTCTCTGACCACAATCCAGCTCAACAACAAGTTGAACTCATCAAAGCTTTGACACCGAATGTGAAAACAATCGGAGCTCTTTACTCAAGTAGTGAAGACAATTCAAAAACACAGGTCGAAGAATTTAAGGCTTATGCTGAAAAAGCAGGTCTGACAGTGGAAACATTTGCAGTTCCTTCAACAAATGAAATTGCCTCAACTGTCACTGTTATGACTAGCAAGGTAGATGCTATTTGGGTTCCAATTGATAACACCATTGCATCAGGATTTCCAACGGTTGTCTCTAGCAATCAAAGTTCTAAGAAACCAATTTATCCAAGCGCGACAGCTATGGTAGAAGTAGGTGGCTTGGCATCCGTTGTAGTTGACCAACATGATCTCGGTGTGGCAACTGGTAAAATGATTGCACAAGTCTTGAAAGGTGCAAAACCAGCGGATACTCCAGTCAATGTATTTTCAACTGGTAAGTCAGTAATTAACAAAAAATTGGCACAAGAACTAGGTATTACGATTCCTGAGTCTGTTCTCAAAGAAGCAGGACAAGTCATCGAATAA
- a CDS encoding nucleoid-associated protein codes for MDIYIKKAIIHQFSPDDTELFLADKLLNITPKIEEYLRRKIERVYSDEAKTGIFEEENPFFNHITDDLLETSVTLANLWKEEFSISENLKTNDLIFVQFSKEGVEHFAFLRIALRETLTHLGGEVDNPIKLTQNNLPGFGTGADEALVVNLQSRKYHLIEKRIKYNGTFLNYFSDNLLAVAPKISPKRSIKELEKTAQRIAETFNTDDFQFQSKVKSAIFNNLEESNELSPEKLANDLFDNNLTARLSFIDQVKEAVPEPVQFDEIDASRQLKKFENQKLSLSNGIELIVPNNVYQDAESVEFIQNDNGTYSILIKNIEDIQSK; via the coding sequence ATGGACATTTATATTAAGAAAGCCATTATTCACCAGTTCAGTCCGGATGATACCGAGCTGTTCCTAGCGGATAAGCTTCTCAATATTACTCCAAAAATCGAAGAATACCTGCGTAGAAAAATTGAACGTGTGTATTCAGATGAAGCCAAGACTGGGATTTTCGAGGAAGAAAATCCCTTCTTCAATCATATCACAGACGATTTGTTGGAGACATCAGTGACGCTGGCTAATCTCTGGAAAGAGGAGTTCAGCATTTCAGAAAATCTCAAGACCAATGACTTGATTTTTGTGCAATTTTCTAAAGAAGGCGTGGAACATTTCGCTTTCTTGAGAATTGCCCTGCGTGAGACCCTGACCCACCTCGGTGGAGAAGTTGACAATCCAATCAAGCTGACTCAGAATAACCTGCCTGGATTTGGAACGGGTGCTGACGAGGCCTTGGTGGTCAATCTTCAGAGTCGTAAGTATCACTTGATTGAAAAACGAATTAAGTACAACGGGACTTTTTTGAACTATTTTTCAGATAATCTTCTTGCTGTCGCTCCTAAGATTTCTCCTAAGAGATCCATCAAGGAGCTGGAAAAAACGGCCCAGAGAATTGCTGAGACTTTTAACACAGATGATTTTCAATTTCAATCCAAGGTCAAATCAGCGATTTTCAACAATCTGGAAGAAAGCAATGAATTATCACCTGAAAAATTGGCCAATGACCTGTTTGACAACAATCTGACAGCTCGTCTAAGCTTTATTGACCAAGTCAAAGAAGCGGTACCAGAGCCAGTTCAGTTTGATGAAATTGATGCCAGTCGCCAGCTTAAAAAGTTTGAAAACCAAAAACTTTCCTTGTCAAATGGAATTGAGCTCATCGTTCCCAATAACGTCTATCAAGACGCCGAGTCTGTTGAGTTTATCCAAAATGATAATGGAACCTACTCTATCTTAATCAAAAATATCGAGGATATCCAAAGTAAATAA
- the rlmD gene encoding 23S rRNA (uracil(1939)-C(5))-methyltransferase RlmD, whose protein sequence is MLKKNDIVEVKIVDLTHEGAGVAKVDGLVFFVENALPSEKILMRVLKVNKKIGFGKVEEYLIQSPHRNQDVDLAYLRSGIADLGHLAYPEQLKFKTKQVKDSLYKIAGIADVEVAETLGMENPIKYRNKAQVPVRRVNGVLETGFFRKNSHDLMPLEDFFIQDPVIDELVVALRDLLRRYDLKPYDEKEQSGLIRNLVVRRGHYSGQIMVILVTTRPKVFRVDQLIEQLIKQFPEIVSVMQNINDQNTNAIFGKEWRTLYGQDYITDQMLGNDYQIAGPAFYQVNTEMAEKLYQTAIDFAELKEDDVVIDAYSGIGTIGLSVAKHVKEVYGVEVIPEAVENSKKNASLNGITNAYYVCDTAENAMKNWLKEGIQPSLILVDPPRKGLTESFIKASTQTGADRIAYISCNVATMARDIKLYQELGYELKKVQPVDLFPQTHHVECVSLLEKRS, encoded by the coding sequence ATGTTAAAGAAAAATGATATTGTAGAAGTTAAAATTGTTGACTTGACCCACGAAGGTGCAGGAGTTGCCAAGGTGGATGGTTTGGTCTTTTTTGTAGAGAATGCTTTACCGAGTGAAAAAATCCTCATGCGTGTCCTTAAGGTTAATAAAAAGATTGGTTTTGGGAAGGTTGAAGAATACCTTATCCAGTCACCACACCGTAACCAAGACGTAGATTTGGCTTACCTGCGTTCAGGAATCGCGGATTTAGGACATCTTGCCTATCCAGAACAGCTCAAGTTTAAAACCAAGCAAGTCAAGGATAGTCTATACAAGATTGCTGGGATTGCTGATGTAGAGGTTGCTGAGACGCTTGGTATGGAAAATCCAATCAAGTACCGCAACAAGGCACAGGTCCCTGTTCGTCGAGTAAATGGTGTCTTGGAAACTGGGTTTTTCCGTAAGAATTCCCACGATCTCATGCCACTGGAAGATTTCTTTATCCAGGATCCTGTAATTGACGAGCTAGTAGTAGCCCTACGCGACTTGCTCCGCCGTTATGATTTGAAACCTTATGATGAAAAGGAGCAGTCTGGCTTGATTCGTAATCTTGTGGTGCGTCGCGGACACTATTCAGGTCAAATTATGGTTATTTTGGTAACAACTCGTCCCAAAGTTTTTCGTGTTGACCAATTGATTGAACAACTGATTAAGCAGTTCCCAGAGATTGTGTCTGTTATGCAAAATATCAACGACCAGAATACCAATGCGATTTTTGGTAAGGAATGGCGCACACTTTATGGACAAGACTATATTACGGATCAGATGTTGGGAAATGACTACCAGATCGCTGGACCAGCATTTTACCAAGTCAATACTGAAATGGCTGAAAAACTCTATCAAACAGCCATTGACTTTGCTGAATTAAAAGAAGATGATGTGGTCATTGATGCCTATTCTGGTATCGGGACGATTGGCCTCTCCGTTGCGAAACATGTCAAAGAAGTTTATGGTGTTGAAGTCATTCCAGAAGCGGTTGAAAATAGCAAGAAAAATGCTAGCTTGAACGGCATTACTAACGCCTACTATGTCTGCGACACAGCTGAAAATGCTATGAAAAATTGGCTCAAGGAAGGAATTCAACCAAGCCTTATCCTAGTGGATCCACCAAGAAAAGGACTCACCGAGAGTTTTATCAAAGCTAGTACCCAAACAGGAGCTGATCGCATCGCCTATATCTCCTGCAATGTCGCAACCATGGCGCGTGATATCAAACTCTACCAAGAATTGGGATATGAGTTGAAGAAAGTACAGCCGGTTGACCTATTTCCCCAGACGCATCATGTCGAATGTGTAAGCTTGTTGGAGAAACGTAGTTAA
- the pmp23 gene encoding cell wall hydrolase Pmp23, protein MFKRIRRVLVLAVFLFAGYKAYRVHQDVKQVMTYQPMVREILSEKDTPANEELVLAMIYTETKGKEGDVMQSSESASGSTNTINDNASSIRQGVQTLTDNLYLAQKKGVDVWTAVQAYNFGPAYIDFIAQNGKENTLALAEQYSRETVAPLLGNTTGKTYSYIHPISIFHGAELYVNGGNYYYSRQVHLNLYIIKCFTLFSTSG, encoded by the coding sequence ATGTTTAAACGAATTCGAAGAGTGCTTGTACTAGCAGTCTTCCTTTTTGCTGGCTATAAAGCTTACCGCGTTCATCAAGATGTCAAGCAAGTCATGACCTATCAACCCATGGTGCGCGAAATCTTGAGTGAAAAAGACACCCCAGCAAACGAAGAGCTCGTGCTCGCTATGATTTATACCGAAACAAAAGGAAAAGAAGGCGACGTCATGCAGTCTAGTGAGTCTGCCAGTGGTTCCACCAACACCATCAATGATAACGCCTCTAGCATTCGGCAAGGCGTTCAAACTCTGACAGATAATCTCTATCTAGCCCAGAAGAAGGGTGTTGATGTCTGGACAGCTGTTCAAGCCTATAATTTTGGACCTGCCTATATCGATTTTATCGCCCAAAATGGCAAGGAAAACACCTTGGCTCTGGCCGAACAGTACTCTCGTGAGACTGTTGCTCCCTTGCTTGGCAATACCACTGGGAAGACTTATAGTTATATTCATCCCATTTCTATTTTTCACGGTGCTGAACTTTATGTAAATGGAGGAAACTATTATTATTCTAGACAGGTTCATCTCAACCTTTACATCATCAAATGTTTCACTCTCTTTTCGACATCTGGCTAG
- the ftsW gene encoding cell division peptidoglycan polymerase FtsW — MKISKRHLLNYSILIPYLLLSILGLIVVYSTTSAILIEEGKSALQLVRNQGIFWIVSLILIALIYKLRLDFLRNERLIILVILIEMVLLFLARFIGISVNGAYGWISVAGVTIQPAEYLKIIIIWYLAHRFSKQQEEIAIYDFQVLTQNQWLPRAFNDWRFVLLVLIGSLGIFPDLGNATILVLVSLIMYTVSGIAYRWFSTILALVSAASVFILTTISLIGVETFSKIPVFGYVAKRFSAFFNPFADRADAGHQLSNSYFAMVNGGWFGLGLGNSIEKRGYLPEAHTDFVFSIVIEEFGFVGASLILALLFFMILRIILVGIRAENPFNAMVALGVGGMMLVQVFVNIGGISGLIPSTGVTFPFLSQGGNSLLVLSVAVAFVLNIDASEKRAKLYRELENQPMNLL, encoded by the coding sequence ATGAAGATTAGTAAGAGGCACTTATTAAATTATTCCATCTTGATTCCCTACTTGCTTTTATCTATTTTGGGCTTGATTGTGGTCTATTCGACCACCAGTGCTATTTTAATTGAAGAAGGCAAGAGCGCCTTGCAATTGGTTCGAAACCAAGGAATCTTTTGGATTGTTAGTTTGATACTGATTGCCTTAATTTATAAATTGAGACTAGATTTTTTGAGAAATGAGCGACTAATTATTTTAGTTATATTGATAGAAATGGTTTTATTGTTCTTAGCTCGTTTTATTGGTATTTCCGTAAACGGGGCATACGGTTGGATTTCGGTTGCAGGAGTAACTATTCAGCCAGCTGAGTACTTGAAAATCATTATTATTTGGTATTTGGCTCACCGATTCTCCAAACAGCAAGAAGAAATAGCTATTTATGATTTTCAAGTTTTGACTCAAAATCAATGGCTTCCCCGTGCTTTTAATGATTGGCGATTCGTTCTCCTAGTTCTGATTGGAAGTTTGGGAATTTTCCCTGATTTAGGAAATGCGACTATTTTAGTCTTGGTTTCCTTGATTATGTATACAGTTAGTGGAATCGCTTATCGCTGGTTTTCAACCATTCTGGCGCTCGTATCTGCCGCTTCTGTCTTTATCTTGACCACTATCAGCCTAATCGGTGTTGAGACTTTTTCAAAAATCCCAGTATTTGGCTATGTAGCCAAGCGCTTTAGTGCCTTTTTTAATCCTTTTGCCGATCGTGCGGATGCGGGTCACCAGTTATCTAATTCTTATTTTGCCATGGTCAATGGCGGTTGGTTTGGTCTAGGTCTTGGAAACTCGATTGAAAAACGAGGTTATTTACCAGAAGCTCATACAGACTTTGTCTTTTCTATCGTGATTGAAGAATTTGGCTTTGTTGGTGCCAGTCTTATTTTAGCTCTCTTGTTTTTCATGATTCTGCGGATTATCTTGGTCGGTATCCGAGCGGAGAATCCTTTCAATGCCATGGTTGCACTCGGTGTCGGAGGGATGATGTTGGTTCAGGTATTTGTCAATATCGGAGGGATTTCGGGCTTGATTCCATCTACAGGAGTAACCTTTCCCTTCTTATCCCAGGGTGGAAATAGTCTTCTAGTCTTGTCAGTGGCAGTGGCCTTTGTCTTAAATATTGATGCCAGTGAAAAACGCGCTAAGTTGTACCGAGAATTGGAAAATCAACCAATGAACCTTCTGTGA
- a CDS encoding DUF1002 domain-containing protein produces the protein MRNKLFLTSAAVLWAVTAMNSAHAATDVQKVIDETYVQPEYVLGSSLSEDQKNQTLKKLGYNASTDTKELKTMTPDVYSKIMNVANDSSLQLYSSAKIQKLGDKSPLEVKIETPENITKVTQDMYRNAAVTLGVEHAKITVAAPIPVTGESALAGIYYSLEANGAKVPQANKDLAQEELKALSDINAENKDKTGYDANKLNVALADIKSGLAKAKENKGNLTEEDVRKIVEDTLKNYKLDQVITGNQINIIINFALNLSKSDILSNADFTKTLNDLKQSIVSQAGDSFKNINLNFDADKALEDGGNFLSALWQAIVNFFKSFGS, from the coding sequence ATGAGAAACAAACTCTTTCTGACTAGTGCTGCGGTCTTGTGGGCAGTAACAGCTATGAATAGCGCCCATGCAGCAACAGATGTTCAAAAAGTCATTGACGAAACCTATGTTCAACCTGAATATGTCCTAGGTTCTTCTCTATCTGAAGACCAAAAAAATCAAACCCTAAAAAAACTAGGCTACAATGCCTCCACAGACACCAAAGAACTCAAGACCATGACACCTGATGTCTATTCTAAAATCATGAATGTGGCCAATGACTCTAGTTTACAGTTGTATTCATCAGCCAAGATTCAAAAACTAGGTGACAAGTCGCCACTTGAGGTCAAGATTGAAACACCAGAAAACATCACTAAGGTGACCCAGGATATGTACCGAAACGCAGCCGTAACCTTGGGTGTGGAACATGCCAAAATTACTGTAGCAGCACCTATTCCAGTTACAGGTGAGAGCGCCCTAGCAGGGATTTACTATTCGCTAGAGGCTAATGGAGCCAAGGTGCCACAAGCCAACAAAGATTTGGCTCAAGAAGAGTTGAAGGCTTTGTCAGATATTAATGCTGAAAACAAGGACAAAACAGGCTATGATGCTAATAAATTAAACGTTGCCCTAGCTGATATCAAGTCAGGACTCGCCAAAGCTAAAGAAAACAAAGGAAATCTGACAGAGGAAGATGTCCGTAAAATCGTTGAAGATACCTTGAAAAATTACAAACTTGATCAGGTGATAACAGGAAACCAGATCAATATCATCATCAATTTTGCTTTAAATCTCTCAAAGAGTGATATCCTCAGCAATGCAGATTTCACTAAAACCCTAAATGACCTTAAACAAAGTATTGTTTCACAAGCTGGCGACAGTTTTAAAAATATCAACCTTAACTTTGATGCTGATAAGGCGCTAGAGGACGGCGGTAATTTCCTAAGCGCCCTCTGGCAAGCCATTGTCAACTTCTTCAAGAGTTTTGGTTCTTAA
- a CDS encoding ATP-binding cassette domain-containing protein, protein MTAIVELKNATKVVKNGFDEEKIILNDVSLEIFEQDFITILGGNGAGKSTLFNTIAGTLSLTSGTIRILGEDVTKFSPEKRAKYLSRVFQDPKMGTAPRMTVAENLLIAKFRGEKRGLLPRRLASYKDEFQATIEKVGNGLEKHLNTPIEFLSGGQRQALSLLMATLKRPELLLLDEHTAALDPKTSVALMELTDEFVKKDQLTALMITHHMEDALKYGNRLIVMKEGRIIQDLNQEDKSKMKISDYYQLFE, encoded by the coding sequence ATGACAGCAATTGTAGAATTAAAAAATGCAACCAAAGTCGTTAAAAATGGCTTTGATGAAGAAAAGATTATTTTAAATGATGTTTCCTTAGAAATTTTTGAACAGGACTTTATCACGATTTTAGGTGGAAATGGTGCTGGGAAATCAACCCTCTTTAACACTATTGCAGGAACTTTATCACTAACCAGTGGAACTATCCGTATTTTAGGTGAGGATGTTACCAAGTTTTCACCAGAGAAGCGGGCTAAGTATCTGTCTCGTGTTTTCCAAGATCCAAAGATGGGGACAGCTCCTCGTATGACAGTGGCAGAGAATCTCTTGATTGCCAAATTTCGTGGTGAAAAGCGTGGATTGTTACCAAGGCGTCTGGCTAGCTATAAGGATGAGTTTCAGGCAACTATTGAAAAAGTGGGAAACGGTCTTGAGAAACACTTGAATACACCGATTGAGTTCTTATCAGGTGGGCAAAGACAGGCTTTGAGTCTCTTGATGGCAACCTTGAAGCGTCCTGAATTACTCTTGTTAGACGAGCATACTGCAGCCCTTGATCCAAAGACCAGTGTGGCCTTGATGGAATTGACGGATGAATTTGTCAAGAAAGACCAGCTGACAGCGCTTATGATTACCCACCATATGGAAGATGCTCTCAAATATGGCAATCGTTTAATTGTCATGAAAGAAGGACGAATTATCCAAGATTTGAACCAAGAAGATAAATCAAAAATGAAAATCTCTGATTATTATCAACTCTTTGAATAA
- a CDS encoding ABC transporter permease, whose product MIVSIISQGFVWAILGLGIFMTFRILNFPDMTTEGSFPLGGAVAVTLITKGVNPFLATLLAVGAGCLAGMVAGLLYTKGKIPTLLSGILVMTSCHSIMLLIMGRANLGLLGTKQIQDALPFDSDLNQLLTGLIFVSLVIALMLFFLDTKLGQAYIATGDNPDMARSFGIHTGRMELMGLVLSNGVIALAGALIAQQEGYADVSRGIGVIVVGLASLIIGEVIFKSLSLAERLVTIVVGSIAYQFLVWAVIALGFNTSYLRLYSAVILAVCLMIPTFKQTILKGAKLSK is encoded by the coding sequence ATGATTGTTTCCATTATTTCTCAAGGATTTGTCTGGGCTATTCTAGGTCTGGGAATCTTTATGACATTTAGGATTTTAAACTTTCCAGATATGACGACAGAAGGTTCTTTCCCTCTTGGCGGAGCTGTTGCTGTCACTCTGATAACCAAAGGCGTGAACCCTTTTTTAGCGACACTACTTGCTGTAGGAGCAGGTTGTTTGGCTGGAATGGTAGCAGGACTTCTTTATACAAAAGGGAAGATTCCAACCTTGCTCTCAGGGATTTTGGTGATGACTTCTTGTCACTCAATCATGCTCTTGATTATGGGACGTGCGAATTTAGGCCTGCTTGGAACCAAGCAAATCCAGGATGCCTTGCCTTTTGATTCAGATTTGAACCAACTCTTGACAGGTCTTATCTTTGTCAGTCTTGTTATTGCTCTCATGCTCTTTTTCTTGGATACCAAACTCGGACAAGCCTATATTGCTACAGGTGACAATCCTGATATGGCTAGAAGTTTCGGGATTCATACTGGACGCATGGAGCTTATGGGCTTGGTCTTATCAAATGGTGTGATTGCCCTTGCAGGAGCTCTCATTGCCCAGCAAGAAGGGTATGCCGATGTATCTAGAGGAATCGGGGTTATCGTTGTGGGGCTTGCAAGTTTGATTATTGGAGAAGTTATCTTCAAGAGTTTGAGCTTGGCAGAACGTCTGGTTACCATCGTTGTAGGTTCTATCGCTTATCAATTCTTAGTGTGGGCAGTTATTGCGCTTGGCTTTAATACAAGTTACCTTCGTTTGTACAGCGCCGTGATTTTAGCAGTCTGCCTCATGATTCCAACATTTAAGCAAACAATCTTGAAAGGAGCCAAGTTAAGCAAATGA
- the ppc gene encoding phosphoenolpyruvate carboxylase, whose translation MSLQKLENYSNKSVVQEEVLILTELLEDITKNMLAPETFEKIMQLKELSTQEDYQGLNRLVTSLSNDEMVYISRYFSILPLLINISEDVDLAYEINHQNNIDQDYLGKLSTTIKMVAEKEKAVEILEHLNVVPVLTAHPTQVQRKSMLDLTNHIHSLLRKYRDVKLGLINKEKWHNDLRRYIEIIMQTDMIREKKLKVTNEITNAMEYYNSSFLKAVPHLTTEYKRLAQAHGLNLKQAKPITMGMWIGGDRDGNPFVTADTLKQSALTQCEVIMNYYDEKIYQLYREFSLSTSIVNVSKQVREMARQSKDNSIYREKELYRRALFDIQSKIQATKTYLIEDKEVGTRYETANDFYKDLIAIRDSLLENKGESLISGDFVELLQAVEIFGFYLASIDMRQDSSVYEACVAELLKSAGIHSRYSELSEEEKCDLLLKELEEDPRILSATHAEKSELLAKELAIFKTARVLKDKLGDDVIRQTIISHATSLSDMLELAILLKEVGLVDTERARVQIVPLFETIEDLDHSEETMRKYLSLSLAKKWIASRNNYQEIMLGYSDSNKDGGYLSSCWTLYKAQQQLTAIGDEFGVKVTFFHGRGGTVGRGGGPTYEAITSQPLKSIKDRIRLTEQGEVIGNKYGNKDAAYYNLEMLVSAAINRMITQKKSDTNTSNRYEAIMDQVVDRSYDIYRDLVFGNEHFYDYFFESSPIKAISSFNIGSRPAARKTITEIGGLRAIPWVFSWSQSRVMFPGWYGVGSSFKEFIDKNPENIAILRDMYQNWPFFQSLLSNVDMVLSKSNMNIAFEYAKLCEDEQVKAIYETILNEWQVTKNVILAIEGHDELLADNPYLKASLDYRMPYFNILNYIQLELIKRQRRGELSSDQERLIHITINGIATGLRNSG comes from the coding sequence ATGTCTCTTCAAAAATTAGAAAATTATAGTAATAAAAGTGTTGTGCAAGAAGAAGTATTGATTCTAACAGAATTGCTGGAAGATATTACTAAAAATATGCTTGCCCCAGAGACCTTTGAAAAAATCATGCAGTTGAAAGAATTATCAACGCAGGAAGATTATCAAGGTCTAAACCGTCTAGTGACTAGCTTATCAAATGATGAAATGGTCTATATTTCACGCTATTTCTCTATCTTGCCTCTTTTGATTAATATTTCAGAGGATGTGGATTTAGCTTATGAAATCAATCATCAAAATAATATTGATCAGGACTATTTAGGTAAATTATCTACAACGATCAAAATGGTTGCTGAAAAAGAAAAAGCCGTTGAAATTCTTGAACACTTGAATGTTGTCCCTGTTTTGACAGCCCATCCAACACAAGTGCAACGAAAAAGTATGTTGGATTTAACAAATCACATTCATAGTCTTTTGCGTAAATACCGTGATGTTAAGTTGGGGTTGATCAATAAAGAAAAATGGCACAATGATTTGCGCCGTTATATCGAAATTATCATGCAGACAGACATGATTCGTGAGAAAAAATTAAAAGTGACTAACGAAATCACGAATGCTATGGAATACTACAACAGCTCCTTTTTGAAAGCTGTACCTCACTTGACGACGGAGTATAAGCGCTTAGCGCAAGCGCATGGGTTGAATTTAAAACAGGCTAAGCCAATTACCATGGGTATGTGGATTGGTGGAGACCGTGATGGTAATCCCTTTGTTACAGCAGATACCTTGAAACAGTCTGCACTCACTCAGTGTGAAGTCATCATGAACTATTATGATGAAAAGATTTACCAACTTTATCGTGAATTTTCTCTTTCAACTAGTATTGTCAACGTCAGCAAGCAAGTCAGAGAAATGGCTCGTCAGTCTAAGGATAACTCGATTTACCGTGAAAAAGAGCTTTACCGTCGTGCCTTGTTTGATATTCAATCAAAAATCCAAGCAACAAAAACTTATTTGATTGAGGATAAGGAAGTTGGGACTCGTTATGAAACCGCCAATGATTTCTACAAGGATTTGATTGCCATTCGAGATTCTCTACTAGAAAATAAGGGAGAGTCCTTGATTTCAGGTGATTTTGTGGAATTACTGCAGGCAGTAGAGATATTTGGTTTTTACCTAGCATCAATTGATATGCGACAAGACTCTAGCGTCTATGAAGCCTGTGTGGCAGAACTCTTGAAATCCGCAGGAATTCATTCTCGCTATAGCGAGTTGAGCGAAGAAGAAAAGTGTGACCTTCTCTTGAAAGAGTTAGAAGAAGATCCCCGAATTCTTTCTGCGACTCACGCAGAGAAATCAGAACTATTAGCAAAAGAACTAGCTATTTTTAAGACGGCTCGTGTTTTGAAAGATAAGTTGGGAGATGATGTCATCCGTCAGACCATCATTTCACATGCAACCAGCCTTTCTGATATGCTAGAATTAGCTATTTTATTAAAAGAAGTAGGACTGGTGGATACGGAAAGGGCGCGTGTTCAGATTGTTCCCCTTTTTGAAACAATTGAAGACTTGGATCATTCAGAGGAAACAATGAGAAAATATCTTTCTCTTAGCCTTGCCAAAAAATGGATTGCTTCACGTAATAACTACCAAGAAATCATGCTTGGTTACTCTGATAGTAATAAAGATGGTGGTTACTTATCATCATGTTGGACTCTCTACAAGGCTCAACAACAATTGACTGCTATTGGAGATGAATTTGGCGTTAAGGTCACTTTCTTTCATGGCCGTGGTGGTACTGTCGGTCGTGGTGGTGGGCCAACCTATGAAGCCATCACATCTCAACCGCTCAAGTCTATCAAGGATCGCATTCGTTTGACGGAGCAAGGAGAAGTAATTGGGAATAAATACGGTAACAAAGACGCTGCTTACTATAATCTTGAAATGCTAGTATCGGCAGCTATTAACCGTATGATTACTCAGAAGAAGAGCGATACCAACACCTCAAATCGTTATGAAGCCATTATGGATCAAGTAGTGGACCGTAGTTACGATATCTACCGTGATTTGGTCTTTGGTAATGAGCATTTCTATGACTATTTCTTCGAGTCAAGTCCAATCAAGGCTATTTCAAGTTTTAATATTGGTTCTCGTCCAGCCGCTCGTAAGACGATTACTGAAATCGGTGGTTTGCGTGCCATCCCTTGGGTATTCTCATGGTCACAGAGTCGTGTTATGTTCCCTGGATGGTATGGGGTTGGTTCAAGCTTCAAGGAATTTATCGATAAAAATCCAGAGAATATTGCTATCTTACGAGACATGTACCAAAATTGGCCTTTCTTCCAATCGCTTCTTTCAAATGTTGATATGGTTTTGTCAAAATCAAATATGAATATTGCTTTTGAATATGCTAAACTTTGTGAAGATGAGCAAGTTAAGGCCATCTATGAGACTATTTTAAATGAATGGCAAGTTACTAAGAACGTTATCTTGGCTATTGAAGGACATGACGAACTCTTAGCTGACAATCCATATCTAAAAGCTAGTCTGGATTACCGTATGCCTTACTTTAATATTCTCAACTATATTCAGTTAGAGTTGATTAAACGCCAACGTCGTGGAGAATTGTCCAGTGATCAAGAACGATTGATTCATATCACCATCAACGGAATTGCGACAGGATTGCGTAATTCAGGCTAA